A genomic segment from Nicotiana tabacum cultivar K326 chromosome 9, ASM71507v2, whole genome shotgun sequence encodes:
- the LOC107816819 gene encoding uncharacterized protein LOC107816819, translating into MKPDSTDDLTKADANSESRIRESEHARLVIRNEPRIAEADNLESQLPARKRSAVWCFKAMIWCSITIIVLLIFVKWGLPFLFEKVLIPFLQWESTAFGRPVLALVLVASLAFFPVVLLPSGPSMWLAGMIFGYGLGFVIIMVGTTIGMILPYLIGLLFRDRIHQWLKRWPRQATLVRLAGDGSWFHQFRVVALFRVSPFPYTIFNYAVAVTSMSFWPYLCGSIAGMIPEAFIYIYSGRLIKTFADVQYGNIHLTPVEIVYNVISFIIAIITTVVFTVYTKRTLDELERAQDIDSEGSAFDNGKLEMGPLPIGKIMRLD; encoded by the exons ATGAAGCCAGACTCAACTGATGATTTAACCAAAGCCGATGCGAACAGTGAGAGTCGCATAAGAGAAAGTGAGCATGCGAGGCTTGTTATAAGAAATGAACCAAGAATAGCTGAGGCAGATAATTTAGAGTCTCAATTACCAGCCAGAAAACGGTCTGCTGTGTGGTGTTTCAAGGCAATGATATGGTGTTCTATCACTATAATTGTTCTTCTAATCTTCGTAAAATGGGGACTGCCCTTTCTTTTTGAGAAG GTTCTCATTCCATTCCTACAATGGGAATCCACTGCATTTGGCCGTCCAGTTCTTGCCCTCGTACTTGTAGCTTCCTTAGCTTTCTTTCCAGTAGTCCTACTTCCTTCTGGACCATCGATGTGGCTCGCAGGAATGATCTTTGGATATGGTCTCGGATTTGTCATAATCATGGTTGGAACAACAATTGGGATGATCCTGCCATACTTGATTGGTTTGCTTTTCCGAGATAGAATTCAT CAATGGTTGAAGAGATGGCCTCGGCAGGCTACCTTGGTTAGATTGGCAGGAGACGGAAGTTGGTTCCATCAATTTCGTGTGGTTGCATTATTTAGGGTTTCGCCATTCCCATACACAATCTTCAATTATGCAGTAGCAGTTACAAGCATGAGTTTCTGGCCTTATTTATGTGGATCAATAGCAGGAATGATTCCTGAAGCCTTTATATACATATACAG TGGTCGGCTAATAAAGACATTTGCTGATGTCCAATATGGAAACATCCACCTGACTCCAGTTGAGATTGTATATAATGTAATTTCCTTCATTATAGCAATCATCACAACAGTGGTTTTTACGGTGTATACGAAGAGGACACTGGATGAACTTGAAAGAGCACAAGATATCGACAGTGAAGGCTCTGCCTTTGACAATGGCAAACTGGAAATGGGGCCGCTTCCCATTGGAAAAATCATGCGTTTAGATTGA